tttgtcaatttttttttttttttttttgtcattaccTTGCATATTATAGAACAGAAACCACATAACATGTTCCATCTTGCTGCTTACTCTATTCCCTTTTTTATTCATGGCTtttgatttaaaataaataaataaataggaaatTGGCATTTGGTGTGTATGGATTTAAACAGTCGGGTAGGGTTAGAGTATGTGGATCTGTATCTAATCCACTGGCCAGTGAGACTAAAGGAAGGAACTAAAGGGTGGTCTGATCTCAAGGGGAAGATATTGCCATTTGACATCAAGGGCACAGAGTAAGCCATGGAGGAGTGCTCCAAGCTGGGTTAGCCAAGTCCATAGGAGTCACCAATTTTGGCACCGAGAATCTCTCTGATCTCCTCTTGCACGCCACTATCCCTCCTGCTGTTAATCAGGCAATTAGAACAATACACTATATCTAATCTCTTCATTATTGATcacaaatagatttttttaggAAAGACAGATGAagtaatatttttcattttatgggTTAACCATAATTTATGTGGAAATGAATGTGGCATGGCAACAAGAGAAGCTCAGAGGATATTGCAGGGAGAAAGGCATACAGGTGAGCGCATGGTCTTCATTGGGAGCTAATGGAGCTACTTGGGGTACATTAGCTGTTGTGGAGAGTCCTGTGCTCAAGGAGATTGCTATTGCCAAAGGCAATACTGTGGCTTAGGTACTAcactctctcctcttcttgtGTTTATTCCTCCTGTTTTGGTGTCATTCTTGAGGCGAAAGAGATCATTAATTGAGTTGAAGgtattgaaagaaattttaaatttttgtcacATTGGGGAAAGCATAGTTTGGAAGCTCTTCCCTCggaaattgcattatttatctCCAATTTGCGTACCATACCTTATATACatgtgtcacggcccgaaagatAGCCTTCGAGTGAACGAGGAGTGATCGAGAGtgaatcgatcggcccgtgacacatgcatacATATGAAGGTTGCACCAACATGCATATATGAGCAAGGGGCATGCGTGATAGTGAAGAGCTTcaacaaagagagaaagaaatagaacCTGCAAATCTTAGAATGGGGACTTAGCCAAGAGGATTCTGAGAAAATCAAGCTTCAGATTTCACAAAGAAGGGGATGTCCTGATGACGCGTACATTACTGAGGATGGGCCTTACAAATCACTGGATGAGCTCTGGGATGGTGATGCTTGAATACTTACATTTTCATAGTTTATACAATCGAGTATAAATTCTATGATGATCTGTTGTCAATGATAATCAATCTATATGAATTGAACCTTGAAATTTAATTATCACAATCTCTTCTTTCacaatattttttgtaaatatatcatGTTAACAACGGGCTTGATGAAGCATCCTATAGATAGAAAGAACATCATGTAcgttttcattttcagattgaAAGCTTAGGGTGTTTttgtttggggaaaaaaaactctatgaaaaaggaaaatgctttctagaaaattattgtccaagaaaattaatatttttcctttatttgaaaatatatgACCAATAacatttttggtgtttggatctCATTGGAAAATGATTCTAATCTTATTagtttattttaagaaaacaaaccattttttaaatcatttttttctttctctctctcacccgcCTCTACATCTCTCCCACTGCTCCGTCCTCACCACCACTACCACCACCATCTCCAACAACCTTGCCTCCCTCTGCATCGATCTCATCCACCGAAAATCGGCCGATCTTGAAGCTCAAAGCTCGAAGCTCAGCTGATCTCAAGCTTGAAGCATAGGCATAGGCCAGCAAGGATCGTCAAATCCTAACATGCCTCAACCTCCTCGAACTCGCTAAGATctagtgaggtcgagcctcggcAGCCTGTGCCTGTCACTAGTCGCCAAGGCCCGAGGACTAGCCAAGGgagaaattaaaaggaaaaggaaggaaaaagaaaagaaaaaagacaaattaaattataattataattataattttttagggGAGCAATTTCGGAAGTGTTTCCACCTCTTTAGAGTTAGTTTTCACTTTACTAAATTTACAcatgaatattttcattgatcGAAAAGGGTTTTCAGTTGACTAGTCATTTTCTATGAACCAAAAGGTAAGAATCCAAAAAATCCCCGAAAAACTTTCcccaaaacaaatgcaccctcagtttggaattttccgAATCATAAACTTTCCGCATAACAATAGGAGCCTCGGTCCTGAAAATCTCATTTTTGTGTGATTATGGTCTATAGCTCTCGTTGTTACCTTGGATTGCCTATGTGGACAATATATATGATTTTGTTCTGTAAAGCGCAAAAAACCTGCATTTTTGTGTGATTGTATTTTCCTCACACTTCTCAGTACTTAATTTAGGTCACTGTACTAGCTTGTGGCcaaaatttgaaggatataTACTTGAGTATGAAACATATCTTAGAAAATAATCAAGGGATTTATTTTGTTAACTACACGATCCTCCAGAGCGAGCTAATGGATTGCTAGGCAGGCTCAAATTATACTCTTGCAAGGTGATGCCCATGCTTCGCACCAACTCTCTCAAGTCCCACTGATTCTAGCTTGATTTATCTCGTTCATTAATGATTATTTTAGAGTTGTCGCTAACCAATTTACTAAGCCTACTAGATTATGGTAAAGCACCTGAGATCACTTTACCTCTACAAATCaaagaatatttataaatttagtTACGCTAAATTAAACTAGCGTATATTGATTTGTACCTTTTCTCTTCTAAGGACAACTTTTCATACCATCTTTgagtaatttttttcctaacaCGCATCTACATGTTCGAGCAGCTACGGTATTAAATCAAACATTTAAAATGTTACCAAATATAACACTGTATgtaaagcaatgaataaattaaatagtAAAAAAGTAGAAGATAATGACCCAACCTGTCTCGAGGAACAATTAAACAAGTCCTTGTTATAATCCCTTGGGATTGAAGCACCCCGAAAGGGAATAAGCATATATAATAAACGAAAGAAAAAATCCAATCATGATCATGAAAATCCCTAAACCTCGATGCAAGACTTAATCAAAACGCAGTCaaacattatttttatcttttaatgttGTAATCATGAAATGCCAACTAATTAGACgtgccaaaaatagaattttcagTTTTACGATATGCActtatatttagaattttttgtggtGTTTTCTTTCGGAACAAATTTGATCTATATACAAACATTAGAATTacaccaaatgcatttctacgTGAGAAATTTATGCTACATATGCATGTATGAAGCAATTCCACCCATGAGCATCCGACATAGATGAACATGCTGTGAAAATACATTAACTAGCAAACTAAACACAATCAGAAAGCACGAGACCATGATATATGACGATACTCATTCAATGTTCAAGATCAACATGCGGACCTTGAACAAGTATACATGTATCCCATCACCTAATGACATGATTACGCTTGATTAAGCTAGAAATTCTGTTGACATCCAAAATTGATCATGTCGTTATGTGCTAGTCACAAGAGAAAATATGACAAAAGCAGAATAAGCATATATATTAAACGAAAAGAAAATCCAATCATGATCATGAAAATCCCTACACCTCGATGCAAGACTTAATCTAAATGCAGTCaaacattatttttatcttttaatgttttaatcATGAAATGCCAACTAAATTAAACgtgccaaaaatagaattttcagTTACAATGTGCacttatatttaaaattttttgtagtgttttcttttggaacaaatttGATCTATATGCAAACATTAGAATTACACTAAATACATTTCTACGTGAGAAATTTATGCTACATGTGCATGTATGAAGCAATTCCACCCATGAGCATCCGACATAGATGAACATGCTGTGAAAATACATTAACTAGCAAACTAAACACAATCAGAAAGCACGAGACCATGATATCTGACGATACTCATTCAATGTTCAAGATCGACGTGCAGACCTTGAACAAGTATACATGTATCCCATCACTTAATGACATGATTACACGTGATTAAGCTAGAAATACTGTTGACATCCAAAATTGATCATGTCGTTATATACTAGTCACAAGAGGAAATATGACAAAAGCGGAATAAgcatatatattaaatgaaaagaaaatcacgtttgacattgaaggggatcCACAAGATGagggatgagccaagaaatattaatgaggaaattccaaaaatcaaaaaaatgggttctcaaaataaagcgaaggGTAAAATGGGCTCGAAAGAAATCTTGAGCATCAAATGGAtggtaaagactgctttcctcaatggagaattagaggaataaataaaataatgttgGTTTCAATTATGATCATGAAAATCCCTAAACCTCGATGCAAGACTTAATCAAAACACAGTCaaacattatttttatcttttaatgttttaatcATGAAATGCCAACTAATTAGACgtgccaaaaatagaattttcagTTTTACGATATGCActtatatttagaattttttgtggtGTTTTCTTTCGGAACAAATTTGATCTATATGCAAACATTAGAATTACACTAAATGCATTTCTACGTGAGAAATTTAAGCTATATGTGCATGTAGGAAGCAATTCCACCCATAAGCATCCGATAGATGAACATGCTGTGAAAATACATTAATTAGCAAACTAAACACGACCAGAAAGCACGAGACCATAATGTATCCCAATACTCATTCAATCTTCAAGATCGACGTGTGGACCTTGAACAAGTATACGTGTATCCCATCACCTAATGACACGATTAAGTGTTATTAAGTTAGGAATTTTGTTGACGCCCAAAATTAACCCTGTTGTCATGTGCTAGTCACAAGAGAAAATATGACAAAAGAAGACCACGATCACATGCGTATCATGCTGGTAGTATTTGATACATACTTGACTATCGATGAGCACAAGGATTACTATCgatggcaagaaaaaaaaattgtcacatgtCCAGTCGTTGAAATTGCGATGACGGACAGTTGGTGGCCACTTGAGTGGACTCTAGCggcaatttttcaataaaaactcAAAGTTCAGAAAGCACTCCTTGCTTTGTAGTTGGGTCGTCTTCGGTCGGCAGTTCGGGTAATCCACCGCGATCCGTGCTCCCAACGCAGCCAACGTTGACACGGTATATTTGGATACGCTGAAGTTCAACACCTTTAGCGCGGCAGTTACGAACTCGGGATCTTTCTCTTTATGTTACGATCACTTTCAATAGTCACCCTTGACCGTTCGGGACCTCTCGGCTTGGTGCAGGCGCATGGTCTCCAAGCACAGCCACGCATACTGTGAGTGAAAAGGACTTTCCATCACTAGATTcccacactctctctctctctctctctctctcatgccgCTGATTGGGCTCGGAATGTGCCACGGCCTGACATGGCAATGCCACTTCGACACAGCAGCATCCTACTGTACCGAAGAAGCACTAGGCcgggccatggccgaggccctGGACCGATGGCATGTCAAGAGCTGCAGCGACATCTTCATCACCACGAAGCTCTGGTGCACTGGCGCTCCTCCGGGTCTTGTTCTTCCCGCTCACAAGAAGTCTCTCCAGTAAATACTTGCTAATTCGCCTTCTGATGTCCACCTTTTATTTTGCTCCTTGACACTATATAAAGTTCTAATAACTGCTAAGTCGGCAATTAGTTATAACAATTTCTTCCATAGTAAAATAGACACGATAAACATTATTTTTCACTTTGGTATTTATAATTATCAATTGTGTGCATTAGTTTTTTTTCCCAATCTTTCCTCTAATATTTTTCCGCTTTTTTTATGGGTTCAGTCATGTTGTgctcatgtttttattttatttttattttttttgggcacTTGGCATATTATTTGATTTAAATAGAAGGCTAGGGTTAGAGTATGTGGATTTGTATCTAATCCACTCCCCCAAATGAAGGAACCGAACGGTCCGATTTCAAGGGCAAACTGTTGCCATTTGACATGAAAGGGGCATGGGAGGCCATGGAAGAGTGCTCCAAGCTGGGGTTGGCCAAGTCCATTGGGTCCGCAACTTTGGCACCAAGAAGCTCTCTCAAGTCCTCACGCATTCCACGATCCCTCCTGCTGTTAACCAGGTACAGGAAAAATCGATCATTCTTGTTCGATCTTTGAGTCAAATGAAATATCGAATCAAGATTTTCTTCAATGTTTGTTCCTTTTTCCTTGTGGGTTAATCATGACTTAGGTGGAGATGAATGCGGTCCCCATTAAGCCCAAATGGAGCTCCTTGGGGTTCATCAGTGGTTGTGCAGAATTCTCTACTCaggcaatttttctttctctgttcaCTTGTGTTTGGCCAGACTCCACTTATAAATAAGTAGACATGGCTTCCATGGTTACTCGGAGTAGgagatattttaatttgatcatcAAAACCAAGTGCTAGCCCAGTCAAATCGAATCTTTGTGAGATGATTTTCATAACCTTAAAAGAATTATTCTCTCCAAAAATTAATGGGAACAAAATCataaatgaattgatttcaaCCGTATTTGCTAACTACCCCAAATAATAGGCAAACGCATTTAGGTAGGGAACATGACATTTGGAGAAAGAAAGTGATGTTTTTTCGTTTATAAAAGAAACTTTTAGCTTAGAAACTTTCTCATTGGTTATGTAGGTAGGCCCCAGAAGAAATTGCATTTGCTTATTACATGAGAAGGCAATGTGTTACATCTTCCTCCATCCAGGTCTCTGTCGATATAGTTTCTTTAAGGATTAAAAGCTTGGTGCATAAATAGTCAATACCACAAAAATATAACAGGTTTTGTGCACGGCTTCTTCAGCAACCACACAATGCAATTCGTCTTGTGATTCTAGATTAATGTGGTCTTGCCCTTACGCATTTTTTTGACCTATATAGCGATTGtgatctaaaaataaataaataattagttatTTCCCCCTTTTCAACATCCAAATACTAAAAGGCTCTtcaactttattattttttctttctttctttctttctttttttctttctttctttattaaatgtcatcataattatttatttttttggcggCGTGACAAAACCAGATCTGAATAAGACCCATATTAAAAgcatcaatctctctctctctctctctctctctctctctctctctctctcatcgtcctttattttttatgagaaatagATCCTAATCCATGAAAAGTATTTGGCTAATCTCATATATCAcatgtatatatgtgtgtaactctaaatataaatattatagaTTGCACTGAGGTTGATATATGAGTAAGGGGCAAGCGTGATAATGAAGAGCTTCAACAAAGAGAGAATGAAAGCAAATCTGTCATTGGATGAGCTCTGGAATGGAGATCATTGAATTAGATCACACATCTAATGATTTTATATATGATGATCACATATCGCTCTTTCTAGTGATCTCTCGCGGATGATGAATTAATAATTGCAACTATTATTTGTATTTCCACGttggaaatctatatgaaatcAACCTCATGCTTTCACTATAGCAATCTCTTCTCTAAAACTTGGATAATAGTAATTAAGGAGGGACAAGAGATAAAAAGGAAGATTAAACATTGAGAATTAAAAGTACAAATGAAAATGTGCATATGAAGATAAGTCAACGTGTCGCCTAATTAATTTAGATATCTCAtatgtaaaaagaaaatgcttaatGCGGTTGCAGCAATCTTGTGAGACAAGTTACTTCAGTTGAAGCTTGTATGTTCAATAAATATTCCCAGTAATATAGTACTTGGGTAATTTAATAGGTTGAAAGAGAAATGGATTTCAAACACGAAGTATTTAAGTTCATTTCATTAACTTATTATGCATTCGTTGTTGATCCGCAAGAATTACTCAATTAGTCATAAACGTATTGTATGcaattgtgaaattttcaattttgttaatttagtcataaacctttgtGCGAGATTTCAAACTAgtctttttggtcaattttcaccTAGAAGTTGCCAACGTGGCGATCTAATCATCGCCGGGCATCCTACATGGTGCACCACCATGTAAGTAACACTTGGCAAAAATCAGCAAAAAAACTACATTGGAATTTCGCATGAAGATtctaagactaaattgacaaaattaaaaaaatattaagcaATCTTCCCAAGTAAACCCCTATTATAGAATCCATAGTAAGCGTCCGGAATACTAATTACAGGTCCAGACATCCGCCGGTTAAATGGCCTTGGGTGGTGAAACTGTGGTCAGGTCACAACATCCACCAATGAAGTGGTCTTGAATCTTGACACAATAAATATGGGTTTTAATAGGTATAGAGCCTGTGGGATTGGCATCGACTATCGAGATGACACCATATGAAGCAACCAAAGAGCTCTCTGAATTTATTTTGCATCAAAAAGAGTTCCTTCAGATCGCTAGTGATGCATTAGTCGATTTGGTAACTTGGCAGACGATTAATTGCTCATTTCCAATTGGTCACGTTTCCAGCTAAAATCGAGACAACTAAAAACCGTCTAGAATCAGCTCCTTGTGGGGTCTCTGTTATTATAGTACTGGATAAGATCATCTTAATAGCAAGAAGTGCGAcaactttttaattaataatttttttcaagaaatgcagAATAATACGGGGCATCTTGAAACTTGTGAACTGGTCGGTTTTGGCTTCCAAATTCCAGAATGATTTCAGGGGCTATAAAATAGGATTCAAGTTTTCGACATTTGAAATCGAAAACAATGAGATACATTCTTGCGTGTTGTAAGGTAACTACATTGATGTATTCCAAACGCGATAGAAAGTGCCTAGCTGCAACTTCACAAAATTTGCATGTACGTAAAACTATATTATTTATGCATGTGTCAATTTAATTGACCACtgcctttttgttcttttataaCCAAACAAGTTTCTTTGACCCATCAATTTGACACTAATTGATCTCaacaatccaaaaaaaaaaaaaaagatgtataTAAATAACAAGCCCaagttacataaaaaaaaaaaagggtctttcaaatcattaatggacctaattatttatatacttaaattgagacaaaaataattaaataattaggtACTCGATTCATAAAATCATGTGACCGCATGGTacttaaatttcaatttgactGATTACCTTTGAATTACTTATGTGGACGTGACATAAAGTACATCATGATTTAGTTCGGTCAAGTACAAAAATCATGACCTAAATTTGCTTGTGATCTTAATCACGATTTAGTTTGACCGCACGCAAGAATCGTAAGGAATTTTCGAGGAAAACGAGGGAGGCATTTAAAAAGTCTGTCTTGTTGAGCGCGGATGATATGTATCACAAGTCCAAGTCAACTTTAATATATTAAGGAAACTTCGCATTTTCTTCTGCTTGATATAAATATTAGCAATCCTTCGAACAACCTTTGCCTACACATTTTCCTAATCGCTATTTttccaccatctctctctctctctctctctctctctctctctctctctctctctcaccaacATAGAACAGAACAACAATGCACGGCGTCGTAGTCCCAGAAGTGGTGCTGAGCTCCGGCGAGAGAATGCCACTGATCGGCATGGGCTGCGCAGCGagccctccgccgccgccagaGGTGTTGACTTCCATATTACTGGAGGCCATCGGAGTTGGGTACCGCCACTTTGACACTGCGGCGTTGTACGGCACTGAGGAGGCGCTCGGCCGAGCAGTGGCCGAGGCCCTCGACCGGGGGCTCATCAAGAACCGCAACCAAATCTTCATCACCACCAAGCTCTGGTGCACCGATGCCCATCCCGATCTTGTTCTTCCTGCCCTAAAGAACTCTCTCCAGTAAATACATCGATTCGCCTTCTCTCCTCGACTTTTGTATACGATGAAACTATAGTCCCGATCGCTAAGAATCTTGTAAGACCGTATAAGAATTTCGTTATGAGAAAACATAAATGATAAATAGTTAAACATtaatcttcttcctttgccaGATTGACTACCATTCACTTATACATATATGTtgcatgcattttgattttgagATTGGACATTGCTTTCAGCTTTTATTATGCTAAGAAGTTCgttaaatttttatcattacCTCAACATATTAGAACAGCAACAACATAACATGTTACCTCTTGctgctttatttttccttttttttttctggtgcgTTCATGGAtcttgatggtttttttttctttttctatttgtcCTTGGTGTGTATCGATTTAAATAGGAGGTTAGGGTTAGAGTACGTGGATCTGTATCTAATCCACTGGCCGGTGAGACTGAAGGAAGGAACCGAAGGGTTCAATTTCAAGGGCAAGGTCTTGCCATTTGACATCAAGGGCACATGGGAAGCCATGGAAGAGTGCTCCAAGCTGGGCTTAGCCAAATCCATTGGAGTCAGCAATTTTAGCACCAAGAAGCTCTCTGATCTCCTCTTGCACGCCAATATCCGTCCTGCTGTTAATCAGGCAATTAGAAGAATATACTATATCTAATCTCTTCATTATTCATGTAGCCACAGATAGAATTTTTTGGGAAATACAGATgaagtaatatttttatttgatgggtGTGCGGTGATTTAGGTGGAGATGAATGTGGCATGGCAACAGGAGAAACTGAGCGGATATTGCAGGGAGAAGGGAATACAGGTGAGCGCATGGTCCCCGTTGGGAGCAAATGGAGCCGCTTGGGGTACATTAGCTGTTATGGAGAGTCCTGTGCTCAAGGAGATTGCCATTGCCAAAGGCAAGACTGTGGCCCAGGTACCatattctctctccttttgtgtttttttctcctattttggTGTCATTCTTGGGGCAGAGGAGATCATTAATTGAGTTGGTGGAATCGAagtaaaatttagattttcgTCGCTCTCAGGAAAGCATAATTTAGAAGCTCGTCCCTCTGAAATTGCATTGGAAAGTCCGCCCGTGGCTGTAAAAGAATTCTTAAAAGGTTAACCTTCTAAGCATGGGTTGGTTTTGGATCCTTGATACCTGGTTAAAGGTTAACCTCACCAAAAGTCAAGGGAGTTTAATCCATACTTACACTAGTTCGTTTGCATTGCAATGACAGCAGGCTGTCCAcatgcttttcttattttaatgtgCCTATTCTGACATGTCTCGCACTCCTAACTCACTTCAAATCTTTTTATTCCTTAGAAAGAGGAAATACTCTCTGATTTGTTTTACATTCCTGAGATCCCGAGAATATTAAATCTTTTCGGGACTTACTTGGTCCAAGGTTTCTTTTTAGTCTTGTCGTTTTGTATTTTTCTGATGACTTTTCTAAAGTTTGAGTTATACCGAAAGTGAAAGCTAACcaaaagaattattaaataGAGCGCACCTTCTCGTGATTGATGGCAATCCCGAGTGGCCAACTTTAGtggttaaaaattagtttgttgACTTATTCACCCATGGCTTTCATATTCTTCCATCTGTCGCTCATTTGTCCCGTTGCTATTCACAAATTAGCAAGTTTTTCCTTCTGTAGACCGGTATGTGTGCGCTTACAAGAACTTGCAGCAACATGTTCTCTTCTCAAGAATTTTCCGTATGAAATTCGTATTATAAGGTTTTAATCATTGTGTGGTgtaattatagaaaaaaattcgtAGTTGGTCTTGTAACATTGCTAACCCCTACCTTAAGACGATCGAAGTTATCATTACGAAAGTATTTTCCAATCTTTCTATCCGCGTGTAATTAAGGGAAGATAAGAAACTTTAGCTAcctttcatattttcttttttgacgaGGAGGCCCATATAAATAAGTAGTAGCATGACCACGATTTATGAAATACTCAACTAATTTCATGGATTGCgtgatttgcattttcttatCTCCAATTTGCATACTATACCCTATATACATGTATACATATGAAGGCTGCACTGAGATGGATATACGAGCAAGGAGCATGCGTGATAGTGAAGAGCTTCAACaaagagagaatgaaagagAACCTGCAAATCTTAGAATGGGAACTTAGCCAGGAGGATTcggaaaaaatcaaatttcagatTCCACAGAGAAGAGGATGTCCTGGTGACATGTACATTTCTGAAGAGGGGCCTTACAAATCACTGGATGAGCTCTGGGATGGTGATGCTTGAATACCTATGTTTTCATAGTTTCTATGATCATGTGTACCTCTAAGAAGATCTCTAGTTGACTATAATAAATAATCTGAATCGAACTTTGCAATTTTGTCATCACAATATCTTCTTTCACgctatttttctaaatatattgtgCTAATAGCAAGCCTAACAAGGCATCCTGTAAATAGAAAGAAAGTCATATACGTTTTTATTTTCAGATCAGGAAGcttagtttggaattttccatCAATATAGTAACTATGAATGTCGACACCAAGCCCACGAGTCGCCATCACCGAGCCATTAAGCCGCAATTGTCACCGTGAAGGCCCCTTGGCCTCCTCTATAGCTTTGCAACAGCGGTTGCTAACTCGGGCGACCCCAATTACAAATTGAGATTTGCCCGAGGTCGAGGACCGCTGATCTGAGTTTGCAATGACAGGTTTTAAGCCCTCTACAATCccccagagagagagacttgGAGGCTGCAAGGGCAAGAGCTCTTTGTGGCGATGAGGGGCTGGCGGTGGGGACGCACAGGCTGCTTGATCGACCAAATTGAAGGACTGATTGGAGGAAATTGCTGACAATCAAGATTGGAGGAAAACATAGCCCTCCAAACCTGATAGAAAGTACACACCGCAGCTTCACAAAAATTGCACCTATAACTGAAGTATTTAAGGCATGTGTCAATCCGACtccactgttttttttttctttttgactccACTACTATTCTCTGAACAACCCCAATTTGACTCTAATGGACCCTCATaaccccaacttttttttttttttttggtcagaaatatAGATATTTCATTACTAATTAGTAGCTGTACAAAA
This region of Eucalyptus grandis isolate ANBG69807.140 chromosome 8, ASM1654582v1, whole genome shotgun sequence genomic DNA includes:
- the LOC104456390 gene encoding methylecgonone reductase translates to MHGVVVPEVVLSSGERMPLIGMGCAASPPPPPEVLTSILLEAIGVGYRHFDTAALYGTEEALGRAVAEALDRGLIKNRNQIFITTKLWCTDAHPDLVLPALKNSLQRLGLEYVDLYLIHWPVRLKEGTEGFNFKGKVLPFDIKGTWEAMEECSKLGLAKSIGVSNFSTKKLSDLLLHANIRPAVNQVEMNVAWQQEKLSGYCREKGIQVSAWSPLGANGAAWGTLAVMESPVLKEIAIAKGKTVAQAALRWIYEQGACVIVKSFNKERMKENLQILEWELSQEDSEKIKFQIPQRRGCPGDMYISEEGPYKSLDELWDGDA